A stretch of Cellulosilyticum sp. I15G10I2 DNA encodes these proteins:
- a CDS encoding CPBP family intramembrane glutamic endopeptidase has translation MYKKLECSLQASLTLLWFLGCQWIFIYLLRLFLRMDSSSFMKIYNDHMYKINLFIQVFCLAGILLKDFILKKDSFSDYRYFRKEKIVIYICYGIVLWFVSSLINILLGVFFTEYATQVQRLFSNTEHIVRCLVLVFFAPLLEEYVFRGKIQNKLKLGFGRWQAVILQGAVFGLIHPLPLQKLYATFLGIGFGILKEKEKNVQSTTIMHMTINGISFIIGTLSIV, from the coding sequence ATGTATAAAAAGTTGGAATGCAGTCTGCAAGCCTCTTTAACACTATTATGGTTTTTGGGCTGTCAGTGGATATTTATTTATTTGTTGAGATTATTCTTAAGGATGGACAGTTCTTCTTTTATGAAGATTTATAATGATCATATGTATAAAATTAACCTCTTTATACAAGTTTTTTGTCTGGCAGGTATATTACTTAAAGATTTTATTTTAAAGAAAGACAGTTTTTCGGATTATCGTTATTTTAGAAAAGAGAAGATAGTCATTTATATTTGCTATGGCATAGTCTTATGGTTTGTATCAAGTTTAATTAATATACTGCTTGGAGTTTTTTTTACTGAGTATGCTACGCAGGTACAACGATTGTTTTCAAATACTGAGCATATAGTAAGATGTTTAGTACTTGTTTTTTTTGCCCCTTTATTAGAGGAGTATGTTTTTAGAGGTAAGATACAAAATAAACTTAAGTTAGGATTTGGAAGATGGCAGGCCGTGATACTACAAGGGGCCGTCTTTGGCTTAATACATCCCTTGCCACTTCAGAAACTCTACGCAACATTTTTAGGAATAGGGTTTGGAATACTTAAGGAAAAAGAAAAAAATGTCCAAAGCACTACTATTATGCATATGACCATTAATGGTATTAGCTTTATAATAGGGACTTTATCAATAGTGTAA